A section of the Capra hircus breed San Clemente chromosome 23, ASM170441v1, whole genome shotgun sequence genome encodes:
- the NOL7 gene encoding nucleolar protein 7 has product MVQLRPRASRAPASASAMVDEGQPASEEEAGHGLLLGQPSSGAAAEPLEEDEEGDDEIDDEAPEELTFASAQAEAKEEERRVRETVRRDRALLKEKRKRREELFIEQKKRKLLPDTILEKLTTASQTSVKKSPGKLKEVNLQKKNEEREKGSDSKKAKVQKVQTVGQNKSYVAVRLKDQDLRDSRQEAAKAFIQNCLYGPGTNRTTVNKFLSLENKRLPMKKAAAQFLNNTWGSQRKQNAKRFTKRWMVRKMKTPKT; this is encoded by the exons ATGGTGCAGCTCCGTCCGCGCGCGTCCCGCGCCCCGGCATCGGCCTCGGCGATGGTGGACGAGGGCCAGCCCGCCTCCGAAGAGGAGGCGGGGCACGGGCTGCTGCTCGGGCAGCCCAGCAGCGGCGCGGCCGCCGAGCCGCTGGAGGAAGACGAGGAGGGGGACGACGAAATCGACGACGAGGCCCCGGAGGAGCTGACTTTCGCCAGCGCCCAGGCCGAAGCGAAGGAGGAGGAGCGGCGAGTTCGGGAGACGGTGCGCAG GGACAGAGCGCTtctgaaggagaagaggaaacgGCGCGAGGAACTGTTCATTGAACAGAAG aaaagaaaactccttCCAGATACTATTTTAGAGAAGTTAACTACAGCTTCACAAACTAG TGTGAAGAAATCACCGGGAAAGTTGAAAGAAG ttaatttgcaaaagaaaaatgaagaacgAGAGAAAGGAAGTGACTCTAAGAAAGCTAAAGTGCAGAAAGTACAGACTGTTGG CCAGAATAAAAGCTACGTGGCTGTAAGGCTAAAAGATCAAGATTTGAGAGATTCAAGGCAAGAAGCTGCCAAAGCCTTCATACAAAATTGTTTATATGGTCCTGGAACCAACAGAACTACTG TAAACAAGTTCCTGTCTCTTGAAAACAAGAGGTTACCGATGAAAAAGGCTGCAGCCCAGTTTTTGAATAATACTTGGG GAtctcagagaaaacaaaatgcCAAGAGGTTTACCAAACGTTGGATGGTCAGAAAGATGAAAACTCCTAAGACATAA